One Dissulfuribacter thermophilus genomic region harbors:
- a CDS encoding dihydroorotate dehydrogenase electron transfer subunit: MLRKDQWCKVLNHEKMGPEVYLICLESKEIALGARPGQFVMISVNRGDSKDPLLRRPFSIAWTDESRDAFYILYRVVGRGTSILSKIKNGEFLKVLGPLGNGFNTIWDEQRFLVGGGLGIAPIIFLAKKMQSKQAPHKCIIGIRSKEDFPALIDILQKDITHIEITSEDGSVGIKGLVTTALESLVKNHRNCLIQTCGPIPMLKAISEIVTRYGIKWELSLEANMACGVGLCLGCAFEGKNRIVHICKDGPVFDGNEIFA, translated from the coding sequence GTGCTCAGAAAAGACCAGTGGTGCAAGGTGTTAAACCACGAAAAGATGGGCCCAGAAGTCTATCTCATATGTCTTGAGTCAAAGGAGATCGCACTTGGGGCCAGGCCCGGCCAGTTTGTTATGATCTCTGTCAATAGGGGAGATTCAAAAGATCCCCTCCTAAGGCGGCCCTTTTCTATTGCCTGGACAGATGAATCCCGTGACGCCTTTTACATACTCTACAGGGTGGTGGGACGTGGAACTTCAATACTGTCAAAAATAAAAAACGGAGAATTCCTCAAGGTCTTAGGCCCGCTTGGTAATGGCTTTAACACTATTTGGGATGAACAAAGGTTTCTTGTAGGCGGAGGGCTAGGAATAGCCCCAATCATATTTCTAGCTAAAAAAATGCAATCAAAACAGGCACCACACAAATGTATAATTGGGATCCGCTCAAAAGAGGATTTTCCGGCCCTGATTGATATTCTTCAAAAGGACATAACCCACATTGAAATAACAAGTGAGGACGGCTCTGTTGGTATCAAAGGACTCGTTACTACTGCTCTTGAGAGTTTAGTAAAAAATCACAGGAATTGTCTTATACAGACCTGTGGTCCAATACCCATGCTCAAGGCCATTTCTGAGATTGTTACCCGTTATGGGATAAAATGGGAGCTTTCCCTTGAGGCCAACATGGCATGCGGTGTTGGACTATGCCTTGGATGTGCCTTTGAAGGTAAGAACAGAATAGTACATATTTGTAAGGATGGACCAGTATTCGATGGAAACGAAATTTTCGCCTGA
- a CDS encoding DVU0772 family protein, which yields MITTIEELKTKRELVNKIDWTMTPEKAIDMYLEWGAGWSRGNEFARSGDEDSIYFVIYDWEEPPGVTLIRRNSKEVEEIAKIEVPRELVESSIEEAGRRPGVGVYPLNQALKEWLSNALDAPSPPVEKD from the coding sequence ATGATAACAACTATTGAGGAGTTAAAGACAAAGAGGGAGCTCGTTAACAAGATCGATTGGACAATGACCCCTGAAAAGGCAATAGATATGTACCTTGAGTGGGGAGCGGGATGGTCTAGGGGAAATGAGTTTGCAAGGAGCGGAGATGAAGACTCCATTTACTTTGTCATTTATGATTGGGAAGAGCCTCCAGGGGTCACTTTGATTAGGCGAAATTCAAAAGAGGTTGAAGAGATCGCAAAGATCGAGGTCCCCAGAGAGCTGGTGGAGTCATCCATAGAGGAGGCAGGAAGGAGGCCAGGTGTTGGGGTATACCCCTTAAATCAGGCCCTCAAGGAATGGCTGAGTAATGCCCTCGATGCCCCATCACCCCCAGTTGAAAAAGATTAG
- a CDS encoding porin encodes MRENLYRIKSIFKLFMLLVIITLFFAPVLPLARASQQDEIDALKAQVRQLMQRIEQLEKKEASKPSSNAKAYWKNGFRIDYKDARTGNEYKFRFRTGIQFRYTYMDRDEDINGAEENYSSFNMRRLRFFVDGTAPNRDWKYYVHVQLEPKSRVNVHDAFVIWKKHKEFMVQFGRMKIPGLGIEYWQSGFKQNGTSRTIFTDDSEGYWPFDGGTPTLRVGGHILSNGFPIGGMLNYRSQGILLNGYLDFMAKKQFLCYWLGYFNGRDTQGNRDINSADKLYSARIGINWLPGSDPRGPMGSKTFNNYFMQGDYGFNKVPALATVFSTFWAKDRVNKFFDLNGNENSARHDTENYGFDITVLFRYLGFSSDIEWAWEEFIQAPDKAHRKHGIGGH; translated from the coding sequence ATGAGGGAGAATTTATACAGAATTAAGAGCATTTTTAAACTTTTCATGCTACTAGTCATTATTACATTGTTTTTTGCTCCTGTTTTACCATTAGCAAGGGCCTCTCAACAGGATGAAATAGATGCATTGAAGGCCCAGGTAAGACAGTTGATGCAAAGGATTGAACAATTAGAAAAAAAAGAGGCATCAAAACCTTCATCCAACGCAAAAGCCTACTGGAAAAACGGTTTTAGAATAGATTACAAAGATGCAAGAACCGGAAATGAATACAAATTTAGGTTTAGAACAGGCATTCAGTTTAGATATACCTACATGGACAGAGACGAAGACATAAACGGGGCTGAGGAAAACTATAGCTCCTTTAACATGCGCCGCCTTCGCTTCTTCGTAGACGGTACAGCCCCGAACAGAGACTGGAAATACTACGTGCACGTCCAGCTTGAGCCCAAAAGTAGGGTAAATGTCCACGACGCCTTTGTAATATGGAAAAAACACAAAGAATTCATGGTCCAGTTTGGCCGAATGAAGATTCCAGGACTCGGAATAGAATATTGGCAGAGTGGATTTAAACAAAACGGTACTAGTAGGACCATTTTTACGGATGATAGTGAAGGCTACTGGCCCTTTGACGGTGGAACTCCGACCTTGAGGGTTGGTGGCCATATACTCTCAAACGGATTCCCAATTGGAGGTATGTTAAATTACAGGTCTCAGGGAATTTTATTAAACGGATATCTAGATTTCATGGCTAAGAAACAGTTTTTATGCTATTGGCTCGGTTATTTTAACGGAAGGGATACCCAAGGAAATCGAGATATAAACAGTGCAGATAAGTTATACAGCGCGAGGATTGGCATAAACTGGCTGCCAGGTTCAGATCCAAGAGGACCGATGGGGTCCAAGACATTCAATAATTATTTTATGCAGGGCGACTATGGCTTTAACAAGGTCCCTGCCTTGGCAACAGTATTTTCTACGTTTTGGGCAAAAGATCGTGTGAACAAATTCTTCGATCTAAATGGAAACGAAAATAGTGCAAGACACGATACAGAAAATTATGGCTTTGATATAACAGTCCTGTTTCGTTATCTAGGATTCTCCTCAGATATCGAATGGGCATGGGAAGAATTTATTCAGGCCCCTGACAAGGCACACAGGAAACATGGGATAGGTGGGCATTAA
- a CDS encoding APC family permease — protein sequence MSQRNTDTEKLGLRELIAIGVGGMVGGGIFSVLGLSVALSGHAAPLAFSLGAVIALITGMSYSRLGLCFRDDGGSFTYLEHAFKSKNIAGIGGWLLITGYIGTLALYAFTFGVYGTAMLGGTEVIHHVLETFILLLFLGVNLYGVQAAGKTEDIIVIIKVLILGLFAVAGLVFMKPENIFPIINKGTSGILMGAALIFVAYEGFELIPNAVNEMKNPEKDLARGIMIAIIITAIIYFIVSLVAVGNLTPEDIKKYKEYALAVAAKPFLGQAGFTLIGLGALLSTASAINATLFGTARLGMVMAQEKDLPKVFSYRERSKDIPYVSLIFITVVTIIFVNTTNLSIISSFASSTFLLTFVGINGAAMKLRDRIKISVGIPLTGLILSGASWLVLIVYLWRTDFKALTWIGAFYLAVIVAELIFSKRRLILRKV from the coding sequence ATGAGCCAACGAAATACAGATACAGAAAAACTTGGACTCAGGGAACTAATTGCCATTGGTGTTGGTGGAATGGTGGGAGGAGGTATCTTCTCTGTTCTTGGACTTTCAGTTGCGCTCTCTGGCCATGCCGCTCCTTTAGCCTTCAGTCTTGGCGCAGTAATCGCGCTCATTACTGGCATGTCCTATTCTAGGCTCGGCCTATGTTTTAGGGACGATGGAGGTAGTTTCACTTATCTGGAGCACGCATTTAAAAGCAAAAATATTGCGGGGATAGGTGGTTGGCTCCTTATTACAGGTTATATTGGGACACTGGCTCTCTATGCCTTTACTTTTGGTGTATATGGAACTGCAATGTTAGGAGGCACAGAGGTCATACATCACGTACTTGAAACTTTCATCCTCCTGCTCTTCCTTGGGGTAAACCTCTATGGCGTACAGGCCGCAGGCAAAACCGAAGATATAATCGTCATAATCAAGGTACTCATATTGGGACTATTTGCCGTGGCTGGCCTCGTGTTTATGAAACCCGAAAACATCTTTCCTATAATAAATAAAGGTACTAGTGGTATTCTTATGGGGGCAGCCCTGATTTTTGTGGCATACGAAGGGTTTGAGCTCATCCCAAACGCAGTAAATGAAATGAAAAATCCAGAGAAGGATCTGGCAAGAGGCATAATGATAGCCATAATAATAACTGCTATCATATACTTCATTGTTTCACTGGTAGCGGTCGGCAATCTTACGCCTGAAGACATCAAGAAATACAAGGAATATGCCCTTGCTGTAGCTGCAAAGCCATTTCTCGGACAGGCTGGTTTTACGCTGATCGGTCTTGGAGCGCTTCTCTCCACTGCCTCTGCCATTAACGCAACTCTTTTTGGTACTGCAAGGCTGGGCATGGTAATGGCACAAGAAAAGGATCTGCCCAAGGTGTTTTCCTATAGAGAAAGGTCTAAAGATATCCCTTATGTAAGCCTAATATTTATTACGGTAGTGACCATCATCTTTGTAAATACTACGAATCTTTCCATAATATCTTCTTTTGCAAGCTCTACTTTTTTGCTAACCTTTGTGGGCATCAATGGAGCGGCCATGAAATTAAGGGACCGAATAAAAATCAGTGTGGGCATACCCCTAACAGGACTGATATTGAGCGGAGCAAGTTGGCTGGTCCTCATAGTCTATCTCTGGCGCACTGATTTTAAGGCGCTGACTTGGATCGGGGCATTTTATCTGGCAGTCATAGTGGCCGAGTTAATATTTAGTAAGAGGCGCCTGATATTGAGGAAAGTATAG
- a CDS encoding dihydroorotate dehydrogenase translates to METKFSPDLTTTLGPISLKNPVVLASGTCGYGIELSDLVELKALGAIVVKGISLEPRPGNPPPRIIETPCGLLNAIGLENIGIDAFIEKKLPWLREQGITTIVNILGNSIDDYKRLSAILDKADGVAAIEVNISCPNVKEGGVSFGKTPEGTHAVTKAVRDETGLPLIVKLSPNVGDITVIAKAAQDAGADAVSLVNTFLAMAIDIEKKRPVLGNTFGGLSGPAIKPIALRMVWEVSRAVQIPVIGIGGITQWQDAIEFLMAGASAIQIGTGTLISPDCGKKVVDGIRDFLRQKGYKRVEELRI, encoded by the coding sequence ATGGAAACGAAATTTTCGCCTGACCTTACCACGACGCTTGGCCCAATATCCCTTAAAAATCCTGTAGTCCTTGCATCAGGAACCTGTGGATACGGTATTGAGTTGTCCGATCTAGTCGAACTCAAGGCCCTTGGGGCAATTGTCGTTAAAGGGATAAGCCTTGAACCTCGCCCTGGCAATCCTCCACCTAGGATTATCGAGACACCGTGTGGACTGTTGAACGCAATCGGATTGGAAAACATAGGAATTGATGCCTTTATCGAAAAAAAACTACCGTGGTTACGGGAACAGGGCATTACCACCATCGTTAACATACTCGGAAACTCCATCGACGACTATAAAAGGCTTTCAGCCATCCTCGACAAAGCAGACGGTGTCGCGGCAATCGAAGTAAATATTAGCTGCCCTAATGTAAAAGAAGGGGGCGTTTCGTTTGGCAAGACCCCTGAGGGGACCCATGCCGTAACCAAGGCAGTCCGAGATGAGACAGGGCTCCCGCTGATCGTGAAGCTTAGCCCGAATGTTGGAGATATTACAGTCATTGCCAAGGCCGCCCAGGATGCAGGGGCAGATGCCGTCAGCCTCGTGAACACCTTCTTAGCAATGGCCATAGATATAGAAAAAAAGAGGCCTGTACTAGGAAATACTTTTGGAGGCCTCTCTGGTCCTGCAATAAAACCCATTGCTCTAAGGATGGTTTGGGAGGTCAGTCGGGCAGTTCAAATACCCGTCATTGGAATCGGCGGGATAACCCAGTGGCAAGACGCAATAGAATTCCTTATGGCAGGGGCCAGCGCTATTCAAATAGGGACTGGCACCTTAATTTCTCCCGATTGCGGTAAAAAAGTTGTTGACGGCATACGGGATTTTTTGCGACAAAAGGGATATAAAAGGGTAGAAGAATTAAGGATATAA
- a CDS encoding hybrid sensor histidine kinase/response regulator has protein sequence MGLKFFNRSFKKVVLVGNTALIAPKSKIGLYFLPGEPFETIKSIVLGMGHEFVQDFEAFESGANRPSLLPDMAIMDEHHASILESHNRSRNFCQKCPSFLPMLVALWNPQLISLYIQKGFHDCIRLPFEKTEVESRIITFLALKNRAKQLFGKLESQKHLLSTALQKVDEAVVITSASGDIVYANDSFKDLTGHGTDELLKINLSNIIFNEDLPETASKDSVHGFIVNGNVRRGTLRLKRADGTCIEMDASITPFTDSSLKGLYYVYVLRDISEKRLIEARTIQAQKLEALGVLAGGIAHDFNNILTPIIGYAELLRTFPHKEGEFLEEVDQILKAATRAKELVGELLSFSRQQDEPKRLINPVPILKEALKLLRAAVPDNINIVQDIDQNTPKIFLSPVHLHQIIMNLVINAYQAIGDRQGRIEVTLENIEVDEFSARTHPGLKPGPHVRLSVSDNGPGIPASFLHRIFDPYFTTKEEGKGTGLGLSVVHNILKNANGMVTVYSEEGKGATFRCYFPALKAEGKVQIEEWSQTQPCSLGLRVMLVDDDEMNLVITNKMFNHLGCIVQAFTDPNEALNTFKKAPKGFDLVFTDQVMPKMNGTDLSKALRMIEKNIPIIISSGYIAALRKQALTEAGVNEVLSKPFTLLQLKDTLIRIMKK, from the coding sequence TTGGGTTTAAAATTTTTTAACCGTTCTTTTAAAAAAGTAGTATTGGTGGGCAATACGGCATTGATAGCACCAAAGAGTAAAATAGGCCTTTATTTTTTACCTGGAGAGCCCTTTGAAACTATTAAATCCATAGTTCTGGGCATGGGCCATGAGTTTGTCCAGGACTTTGAAGCCTTTGAAAGTGGGGCAAATAGGCCAAGTCTACTCCCTGATATGGCCATTATGGACGAACACCATGCTTCAATCCTAGAATCCCACAACAGATCCCGGAACTTTTGTCAAAAATGTCCATCATTCCTCCCCATGCTCGTGGCATTGTGGAATCCGCAGCTAATAAGCCTATACATTCAAAAGGGTTTTCACGATTGCATACGTCTTCCCTTTGAAAAGACAGAGGTTGAATCACGGATTATTACTTTTTTGGCCCTTAAAAATAGGGCCAAACAACTTTTTGGGAAGCTTGAAAGCCAAAAACACCTCTTGTCCACTGCCCTTCAAAAGGTAGACGAGGCAGTAGTCATAACTAGTGCCTCCGGAGATATCGTGTATGCCAATGATTCATTCAAAGACCTTACAGGCCATGGAACAGATGAACTTCTGAAAATAAACCTCAGCAATATAATTTTTAATGAAGACCTTCCAGAAACCGCCTCCAAGGACAGCGTCCACGGATTCATAGTCAACGGAAATGTCAGGAGGGGTACCTTAAGGCTAAAAAGGGCAGACGGTACATGTATTGAAATGGACGCGAGTATCACTCCATTTACCGATAGCTCTTTAAAAGGCCTATACTATGTGTACGTCTTGAGGGATATCAGTGAAAAACGCCTCATAGAGGCCCGTACCATTCAGGCCCAAAAACTCGAGGCATTAGGGGTTTTGGCTGGGGGAATCGCCCATGACTTCAATAACATACTGACTCCAATCATCGGATATGCAGAACTTTTGAGGACTTTCCCCCACAAAGAAGGGGAGTTTCTAGAGGAAGTTGACCAGATCCTAAAGGCCGCAACAAGGGCAAAGGAATTGGTGGGAGAACTGCTAAGCTTTTCCAGACAGCAAGATGAGCCTAAGAGGCTCATAAATCCCGTCCCGATCCTAAAAGAGGCCTTAAAACTCCTGAGAGCCGCAGTACCAGATAACATAAATATTGTTCAGGACATCGATCAGAACACTCCCAAGATCTTCCTCAGCCCAGTACATCTCCACCAGATTATAATGAACTTGGTAATAAATGCCTATCAGGCCATTGGAGACAGACAGGGCCGCATAGAGGTAACCCTTGAAAACATAGAAGTAGACGAATTCAGTGCCCGCACACATCCAGGCCTAAAACCTGGTCCCCATGTGAGACTCAGCGTCAGCGACAATGGTCCAGGCATTCCAGCATCTTTCCTCCACAGGATCTTTGATCCGTATTTTACTACTAAGGAAGAAGGAAAGGGAACTGGCCTAGGTCTTAGCGTGGTCCACAATATTCTTAAAAATGCCAACGGAATGGTGACTGTTTATAGTGAAGAGGGTAAAGGCGCCACTTTTAGGTGCTATTTTCCCGCACTAAAGGCCGAAGGCAAGGTTCAGATAGAGGAATGGAGTCAAACCCAGCCCTGTTCTTTGGGGCTAAGGGTCATGCTCGTTGACGATGATGAGATGAATCTCGTTATTACAAATAAGATGTTTAATCATCTCGGATGCATTGTCCAGGCCTTTACCGATCCAAATGAGGCATTAAATACATTTAAGAAAGCCCCTAAAGGCTTTGACCTCGTATTCACAGACCAGGTAATGCCAAAAATGAATGGCACGGACCTCTCAAAGGCCCTGCGGATGATAGAAAAAAATATTCCTATCATAATCTCTAGCGGCTACATAGCTGCTCTCAGAAAACAGGCCCTTACTGAAGCTGGTGTCAACGAAGTCCTTTCAAAACCATTTACTCTGTTACAACTAAAAGACACTCTAATCAGAATAATGAAAAAGTAA
- a CDS encoding ATP-grasp domain-containing protein, with product MLQQARCHVVSFNPIFPGDRFIWVNHWMDEAVLKELRSARAVILPQAISREFYFFVKAICPNTFPNYDIRFKWEGKVGDAMLFWSLKAPHPKTTVFPRLVSLLGDHEEMGKPPFSLPPMPFVIKSNHGGEGRGTWLIEDQEGLNKVIEILKKEEFQGRFGFVIQEYIEGIDRTLRVVVIGSHVESYWREAASGAFYSNLAQGARVIKGEDPHLVKKGEEMVVSLCKKTGINLAGFDVCFRGEEPLFLEVNYTFGRTGLGGSERFYKIFKKEVEAWLDSIACSRDVFN from the coding sequence ATGTTGCAGCAGGCAAGGTGCCATGTGGTAAGTTTTAACCCAATATTCCCAGGAGATAGATTCATCTGGGTTAATCACTGGATGGACGAGGCCGTTTTAAAAGAGCTTAGATCTGCAAGGGCCGTTATCTTGCCCCAGGCCATATCCCGGGAATTTTATTTTTTTGTAAAGGCAATATGCCCAAATACCTTTCCAAACTATGATATTAGGTTCAAGTGGGAGGGAAAGGTGGGCGATGCAATGCTTTTTTGGTCCTTAAAGGCCCCTCATCCAAAGACTACAGTTTTCCCCAGGCTTGTGTCCCTCCTTGGCGACCACGAAGAGATGGGAAAGCCACCTTTCAGCCTTCCTCCAATGCCATTTGTAATAAAGTCAAATCATGGAGGAGAGGGCAGGGGGACCTGGCTTATAGAGGATCAAGAAGGGCTTAATAAGGTTATTGAGATATTGAAGAAGGAGGAGTTTCAAGGGCGTTTTGGATTTGTTATCCAAGAATATATTGAGGGGATTGACAGGACCTTGAGAGTCGTAGTCATAGGTAGCCATGTAGAGAGCTATTGGAGGGAGGCCGCCTCCGGCGCCTTTTACTCAAATCTGGCCCAGGGTGCCAGGGTCATAAAGGGCGAAGACCCACATTTGGTAAAAAAAGGAGAGGAGATGGTTGTTTCCCTGTGCAAAAAGACGGGAATTAACCTTGCGGGATTTGATGTGTGTTTTAGAGGAGAGGAACCTCTCTTTTTAGAGGTGAACTATACCTTTGGAAGGACGGGGCTTGGCGGATCCGAGCGTTTTTACAAAATATTTAAAAAAGAGGTTGAGGCCTGGCTCGATTCCATTGCTTGCTCAAGGGACGTCTTTAATTAG
- a CDS encoding YbhB/YbcL family Raf kinase inhibitor-like protein, with amino-acid sequence MKFQSAAFDHMGEIPEKYTCDGQDISPPLSWDDLPEGTRSLVLIVDDPDAPDPKAPKMTWVHWLLYNIPPTTKGLEEGISTFPKGTLHGKNDWRRTGYGGPCPPIGRHRYFFKLYALDTVLPDLKISDKKALESAMKGHIIERAELIGTYQRK; translated from the coding sequence ATGAAATTTCAATCCGCGGCCTTTGATCACATGGGAGAAATACCTGAAAAATACACCTGCGACGGTCAGGACATCTCCCCTCCCCTATCATGGGATGACCTCCCAGAAGGCACTAGGTCGCTGGTCCTCATCGTCGATGATCCAGATGCCCCAGACCCCAAGGCCCCGAAAATGACATGGGTCCACTGGCTCCTTTACAACATCCCTCCTACGACAAAAGGCCTTGAAGAGGGGATAAGCACCTTTCCCAAAGGGACCCTTCATGGTAAAAACGACTGGAGACGTACTGGCTACGGTGGTCCATGCCCGCCTATAGGACGCCACCGCTACTTTTTTAAGCTATATGCCCTTGATACTGTCCTGCCTGATCTAAAAATCTCCGACAAAAAGGCCCTGGAATCCGCAATGAAGGGCCACATTATAGAAAGGGCAGAGCTTATTGGGACATACCAGCGTAAATGA
- a CDS encoding 4-hydroxybenzoate octaprenyltransferase, which produces MNGIIRRIKILLEMIKFEHTVFALPFAFLGAFLAQGGIPPLKESLLILLGMVGGRTAAMGFNRIVDLPFDAKNPRTKERPLVTGAVKKKEAWAMVILSSLAFFISAYLLNPMAFKLSPWVYIVLLAYSYTKRFTPLCHLFLGLAIGIAPTAGWIAIKGSISLLPILISIGVMFWVAGFDILYACLDTEFDKKTGLHSIPAAIGVKNAFFISSLFHVIAFFLFLAVGLLADLRLPYYIGLFGVSILFILQRRVVSPNDLSKMNLAFFTLNGLVSLILFCFTVIDMTFFH; this is translated from the coding sequence ATGAACGGGATTATAAGACGTATAAAAATTCTTTTGGAAATGATAAAATTTGAACACACAGTCTTCGCCCTACCATTTGCATTCCTAGGGGCGTTTTTGGCTCAAGGGGGGATCCCTCCGTTAAAAGAGAGCCTTCTTATCTTGCTTGGAATGGTAGGTGGAAGGACTGCTGCCATGGGCTTTAATCGCATAGTTGACCTTCCATTTGATGCAAAAAATCCCAGGACCAAAGAAAGACCCCTTGTTACAGGTGCAGTTAAAAAGAAAGAAGCTTGGGCCATGGTTATTTTATCGAGCCTTGCCTTTTTCATTTCAGCATACCTGTTGAATCCCATGGCCTTTAAACTGTCTCCGTGGGTTTATATAGTCCTACTCGCATATTCGTACACAAAACGTTTTACCCCACTGTGCCATCTATTTCTCGGACTTGCCATTGGCATAGCACCCACAGCAGGATGGATCGCCATAAAGGGTAGCATCTCTCTTCTACCAATACTCATTTCCATTGGAGTCATGTTTTGGGTAGCGGGCTTTGACATCCTCTATGCCTGCCTCGACACAGAATTCGACAAAAAAACAGGTCTCCATTCTATACCAGCTGCAATTGGGGTAAAAAACGCCTTTTTTATCTCATCACTATTTCACGTCATTGCTTTTTTCCTATTCTTAGCTGTAGGACTATTGGCAGATCTCAGGCTTCCCTACTACATAGGCCTTTTTGGGGTTTCAATCCTCTTTATACTTCAACGCAGAGTGGTTAGTCCAAACGATCTATCAAAAATGAATCTTGCTTTTTTTACGTTAAATGGTCTTGTAAGCCTAATACTATTTTGCTTTACTGTTATTGATATGACTTTCTTTCATTAA
- a CDS encoding YihY/virulence factor BrkB family protein produces the protein MQKGTLARVTKTIWGHSFDEAKGLKRFLLLIFRVIYIVTIEFRKDAVTLRASALTFTVILSMVPFLAMGTAVLKGLGAGDKIREAAYAFIDQLAYQEAPIIPHENGTTTFSKHLKTMADTVFDYVDNTNFAALGAFGLVGMLFSVISLFGTIESAMNVIWRAASGRPFGRKVMDYLALLILLPFAVNVGLAVMAFLQSPKFVGILHRFFPAPWIGTLLLNLFMFSVIASTFTAMYRFLPNTKVPFIPALSGGVIGALGWIFTQAAYIKLQIGVAKYNAIYGSFATLPLFLLWLYAGWIVFLVGAEISYAVYALPRYRPGHDQALMPLERAALSVDILIEVFKDLANRSTPRLDHISKRLRIPEDQLESIVMALSKSKLLVVNNEDREVYPKGLPKDIEAFEAIDAVLGKETPDSIGGSLVKEARLGAKEKLKGKTIDTVL, from the coding sequence GTGCAAAAGGGCACCCTGGCTCGTGTGACAAAGACTATATGGGGCCATTCCTTTGATGAAGCAAAGGGGCTTAAAAGATTTCTATTGCTCATATTCAGAGTCATATACATAGTGACCATTGAATTTAGAAAGGATGCAGTCACCCTAAGGGCCAGTGCTCTTACCTTTACAGTCATACTTTCCATGGTTCCCTTTCTTGCAATGGGCACTGCTGTGTTAAAGGGGCTGGGGGCCGGAGACAAAATCAGAGAGGCAGCCTATGCATTTATCGATCAGCTTGCCTATCAGGAGGCCCCAATCATTCCCCATGAAAATGGGACAACCACTTTTTCAAAACACCTCAAGACCATGGCAGATACAGTGTTTGACTACGTGGACAATACAAACTTTGCAGCCCTTGGGGCATTCGGCTTAGTGGGAATGCTTTTTTCCGTTATATCGCTATTTGGGACCATTGAATCCGCAATGAATGTGATCTGGCGTGCAGCAAGTGGGCGCCCCTTTGGAAGGAAGGTCATGGACTATTTGGCGTTACTCATACTCCTACCCTTTGCTGTGAACGTTGGCCTGGCAGTTATGGCATTTCTTCAAAGTCCCAAATTTGTAGGCATCTTACACAGGTTTTTCCCAGCACCATGGATTGGTACGCTTTTATTAAATTTATTCATGTTTTCGGTGATTGCTTCCACCTTTACAGCGATGTACAGATTCCTCCCCAACACAAAGGTTCCATTCATACCTGCACTTTCAGGAGGAGTGATCGGGGCGTTGGGCTGGATCTTTACACAGGCGGCATATATAAAGTTACAAATAGGGGTAGCAAAATATAATGCCATCTATGGCTCTTTTGCTACCTTGCCCCTGTTTCTCCTGTGGTTGTATGCTGGTTGGATAGTATTTCTGGTAGGGGCAGAGATTAGTTATGCAGTCTATGCGTTGCCACGCTATAGGCCTGGCCACGATCAAGCACTCATGCCATTGGAACGGGCAGCCCTTTCAGTGGATATACTCATAGAGGTGTTCAAAGACCTTGCTAATAGGTCAACTCCTAGGCTGGACCATATTTCAAAAAGACTCAGGATCCCAGAAGATCAACTTGAATCTATTGTGATGGCCCTCAGTAAATCAAAACTTCTTGTGGTCAATAATGAAGACCGTGAGGTCTATCCCAAGGGGCTTCCTAAAGATATTGAGGCATTTGAGGCGATTGATGCAGTACTTGGAAAGGAGACACCGGATAGCATTGGAGGCAGCCTAGTCAAAGAAGCAAGGCTAGGGGCAAAGGAGAAGTTGAAGGGAAAGACAATAGATACAGTCCTTTAG
- a CDS encoding Smr/MutS family protein, giving the protein MQENEPVILPIEDELDLHTFNPKEIKPLLEDYLNECRKRGILEVRIIHGKGKGQLRRTVHALMEKFDFVISYFTAPPERGGHGATIAWLKGWDNT; this is encoded by the coding sequence ATGCAAGAAAACGAACCAGTAATCTTACCCATAGAAGACGAACTTGATCTCCACACCTTTAATCCAAAGGAGATCAAACCCCTCTTAGAGGACTATCTTAATGAATGCAGAAAACGCGGGATCCTCGAGGTTCGTATAATACACGGTAAGGGTAAGGGCCAACTTAGACGAACAGTACATGCCTTAATGGAAAAATTTGACTTTGTCATCTCGTACTTCACTGCCCCTCCAGAAAGAGGAGGCCATGGTGCCACCATAGCCTGGCTCAAGGGATGGGATAATACCTAA